One window from the genome of Engraulis encrasicolus isolate BLACKSEA-1 chromosome 16, IST_EnEncr_1.0, whole genome shotgun sequence encodes:
- the retreg1 gene encoding reticulophagy regulator 1 isoform X2: MIDSRHGGESEPASQITDSWTSFKLFLEETSSFKQQNPGKFCLLVCSFCSFLAVLGRYIPGIVLSYMLVLGLFLWPLVSSHDFGLWLEPVLQKLDFGLGQFFQKIKENHEKRLLQAQAERECIEADLSSLFPKLDSTAYKELSISDTEPSEVTWTENGTFNLSEGHTPQTEDSEDLDRPSDQEEVFSGGLQDFPCLDNGLGTNGDDDDEDLSIGLPAPAPTKPKHKHSRSSSHEGKEALAGAQQVHDPTLQLVERMAGDVISAAVTAAIQERLEATISATVDAACPSFSSSSTASTPPAALAQALAEDSDSEAEDFELLDQSELEQLEGELGLERAGGRAAQPKASRPSGFFSKLLGRH, from the exons ATGATTGACTCCAGACATGGAGGGGAATCTGAACCAGCATCGCAAATCACAGATTCCTGGACAAGTTTTAAACTATTCTTGGAAGAGACATCTTCTTTCAAACAGCAGAATCCCGGAAAG TTCTGCCTGCTTGTATGCAGTTTCTGCTCCTTTCTGGCAGTCCTTGGGCGCTACATACCTGGAATTGTCCTCTCATATATGTTAG TGCTTGGCCTCTTCCTTTGGCCCTTGGTGTCATCACATGACTTTGGACTGTGGCTCGAACCAGTTCTGCAGAAACTGGACTTCGGGCTTGGACAGTTTTTTCAAAAGATCAAAGAGAACCATG AAAAGAGGCTCCTCCAGGCCCAGGCTGAGAGAGAGTGCATTGAGGCCGATCTGTCTTCTCTCTTCCCAAAG CTGGACTCAACTGCATACAAGGAGCTCTCCATATCTGACACTGAGCCTTCCGAGGTGACATGGACTGAAAATGGCACTTTCAACCTGTCTGAAGGgcacacaccacagacagagGACTCTGAGG ATCTGGACCGCCCCAGCGATCAGGAGGAGGTGTTCTCCGGTGGACTCCAAGACTTCCCATGTCTGGACAACGGCCTGGGAACcaacggtgatgatgatgacgaagaccTGAGCATCGGCCTGCCCGCTCCCGCCCCGACGaagcccaaacacaaacacagccgcagcagcagccacGAGGGCAAGGAGGCCCTGGCCGGCGCGCAGCAGGTCCACGACCCCACCCTGCAGCTGGTGGAGCGCATGGCTGGTGATGTCATCAGCGCCGCCGTGACGGCTGCCATCCAGGAGAGGCTGGAGGCCACCATCTCTGCCACGGTGGACGCCGCCTgcccttctttctcctcctcctccactgcctccaCCCCACCGGCTGCACTGGCCCAGGCGCTGGCCGAGGACTCAGACAGCGAGGCGGAGGACTTTGAGCTGCTGGACCAGTCGGAGCTGGAGCAGCTGGAGGGGGAGCTGGGGCTGGAGAGGGCTGGGGGACGCGCGGCTCAGCCCAAAGCCAGCAGGCCCTCTGGGTTCTTCTCCAAACTGCTGGGGCGTCACTGA